A window of Stieleria sp. JC731 genomic DNA:
ACTATCAAACCGTTAATTCACTTGCGGCGATCATCAAACACTTGCCACGTGAAATCAGATGCGCCGGATTCAGCGGCGTTGAAGACAGGCGATGGTTATTGCAGTCACAACCACCCGTGCGAACGGCAGCCGTCACCGAGGTCGGGCGGTGGACTTACCACTTCAATAAAACACGACTCCCGACCTTCGCGTGCACGGCATGGTTCGCCCTCTTAATGCCAGCTGAGATTGAGGTATTGGCGAAGCCTATCCGTAAAGTATCCCGTTAGCGATTCGGAAATCACCACTGGTTTCCCATCGGATTCGGAATCATTGTAATTGAACATCCACGTAGCGGGATCATCACTTCCGTCGGCTTTGAAAAAGAGAAAAGCATAGATCTCGTCCCATGCGAATACGACATCATCAGCCTGCAAGCGGAACTCGACTCCGTCGCGCTCTAAAAGCTCTGTAGCACAGACGTGCAGCTTCGCTAGATGTGAAAGGGGAGCTACAATTTCCGCAATACAGAACCGATTTGAGTCCAGTTCCATAAACTCACGGTACTGAACCGGAAACTTGATGCCTAGAAGCTTCTCTGTAGCGTCCAACTCCGCAGCGGAAGAACCGCGGTGCCCTGGCAACTCACGAAAAACCTCGAGAATCTCGTCATCTCGGAGTGTCATCGCAATTGAATCCTTGGGCGAACGGTAGAATTCACGGGGGACGGGCGAAAGACTTGCAAGCATATCGAAAAACGGAACTCCCGTCCTCCCGTGCAATTCATTGTTATTTGCGAACCTCTATTCAGAGCCAAGGTCTACACCAGCTTTTGGTCTCGTATTAAACAATGGCGCGACCATCGCAACGATCGCCGGAACAATGAAGGGGATCGAAAGATAAAGGATGCTAGTAGTCTGATTGTGTGACTGCCCAATGCCGCCACTAAAGAAATAGATCAACCAGCCAAATTGGTAAGTTAACCAGAACTGATACCAGTTGAGCCGCGGAGTTGTTAGCCAAGCGGTTACCGAGGAGCAAATCAACGATGCAGTTATGGACGATACCGCCCAGTAAATAGCGGTGCGGTCGTTGAAGTGTATCAGGTTTAGCTCTACGAGGATGAGATCGATAGCCAATCCAATCGGGATCGTTGCAATCAACGATGCGAACAGCGCCGCCCACTTGCGAATCGTCGCGTAGATAGTTACTTGCGACGCGGTCAAGCGAGACGACGATGGAGGTGTGTAGGGGTTCATCATGCCACAAGCAATCTAATCGATCTCAGTCAAATAACGGTCATGGTCACCGAGTCGGCGCGATTGAGGTGAAACCAAAACCCAAAAGTCGTCGACTCGCCGACTTCGGTGCACCAACTGGTTCGCGTGGTACACACGACCACGGTCGACACTACCTCGCTGACGCCAAGTCTACCCGATCGGAATCGCGAAGGGTAACGAGCATAGATTTTTCGGCTGGTGTATAGGGCGTCTGACCAGCTATCTCGGAGCAGAAAACAAACCGTGACATCAATTGCGATAAACAAGAAACTGCTGTCCCATGCATTCAGTTTGGTGCCGTTCACGCAACACAATCAAACCGTGAATCCAGTTGCGATCAACAGGAAACTGCTGTCGCGCTAGATCCAATGGGCCGCGATCAAGCACAACTATCAAACCGTTAACTCACTTGCGGCGATCATCAAACACTTGCGACGTGAAATCAGATGGGCCGGATTCAGCAGCATTGAAGACAGACGTTGGTTATCGCAGTCACAACCACCCGCGCGAACGACCCGCATCACGGGGTGGCGGGAAATGACGTTGATTTCAAATTCGACTGGCCACCGCCACTCCCGTGCATGCGATGGTTCGCCGCACTCGACCGTTGCGAACGGCCAGAGGATTTGCGACGCCCATGTATTGCGTTTGTCGGTTAGCCCGTATCTTAGTCGCGCCACCGCCAAGCAATGTCGCCATCATTCCAATGAACCGCAGGCAGGCATATTGAACGCCGGGATCCAGTTGAGTCTTCAAGATACCACATTTCATCATCAAAGTATTCAGGCGGGTACAACTCACCCGGTTCTGGGAGGTCGGCATCGGCGGCCGTACATGCATCAAAGAAACTTCGATATGCGTTTGCAGCGTCGTATGGCCTGAAGTGCGCGTGAACCCACGGATGGTCCGCAGATAGGTTTGTTGCGGTGCCGAGAGCAGTCCCGTTGTGGTAGACCGTATAGGTATCAGGCAAACTCAATCTCTCGTCATCAGCATGAAAACGGTGCCAGGAAATATCGTCGGCGAACGGTAGCCGTCACCGAGGTCGGGCGGTGGACTGACCACTTCAATAAAACACGACTCCCGACCTTCGCGTGCACGGCATGGTTCGCGTGGTACACACGACCACAGTCGGCACTACATCGCTGGTAACAAGTCTACCCGATCGGAATCGTGAAGGGGAACGAGCATAGATATTTCGGCCGGCGGAAAGGGCGTTTGATCCACTATCTCGGAGCAAAATCAAACCTTCACATCAGAAGCGATAGACAGGAAACTGCTGCCCCGTGAATTCAGATGGGCGTTGTTCTAGCAAGACAATCAAACCGTGAATTCAATTGCGATCAATAGGAAACTGACGTCTCCCGAAATCACATGGGCCGCGATCAGCAACGACTAACAAACCGTGAACTCAATTGCGGCGATCGGCTAATGGTTGTCAGATGAGATCAGATGGGCCAGATCCGTCAGCATCGAAAACAGGCGTTGGTTATCGCAGGCACAACCATCCGCGCGAACGGCCGCGATAACCGAGTCGCGGCGATTGATTTTCCATTGTCAAAAACGACGGCTCCGCGACTTCGGTTCATCGCATGGTTCGCCGCTTGTCTTCGTTCAGATGTGAATGTGGCAAGGCCGGCAAATCCCCACGCCCCAGCTTACCGTTGTTTCAAGCGCACCACCACACACGGGACAATTGACCGGGGTGGCGTCGTCTGCATCGTGGAAGTACCAAAGTCGAGTAGGATGATGTATGGACAAGAAAACTGCGATTTCGCGTCCGCGTTTGTTGACCTGCCCTTGTGGGTCTTGCAGCCACCGTTTGGCATCATCTTCGTACTCCCCAGAATCAAGCCAAAGTCGGTAGAGCGAGCTGGCAACGCCATGCCACTCAGCAACGGCCTCGGTTTCGCGTTCAGTCAAACCAATGCGTTCCGCATCGACCTCGCGACGGCATACTGCACAATGAATCGGATTACTTGTCAGGAGATCGACCAATACAAGTTCCGTCACCACATCGCAGTCGCAGGATTCGACATCGGTAGTCGGTCTCAAGCGATCGTAGGCATTCATTGATTCAGTCGGCGAACGGCGGACATAACCGAGTGACGGCGGATGACTAACCACTTCGAAAACCCCGAC
This region includes:
- a CDS encoding SMI1/KNR4 family protein — encoded protein: MTLRDDEILEVFRELPGHRGSSAAELDATEKLLGIKFPVQYREFMELDSNRFCIAEIVAPLSHLAKLHVCATELLERDGVEFRLQADDVVFAWDEIYAFLFFKADGSDDPATWMFNYNDSESDGKPVVISESLTGYFTDRLRQYLNLSWH